A portion of the Parasedimentitalea marina genome contains these proteins:
- a CDS encoding 5-formyltetrahydrofolate cyclo-ligase, translating into MMELTAIKDLARKAGFARRKEAYTMHKPGVAGHLSEVLAGYRGVPLSGYMPIRTEIDPLASMAEAAAHGPVAVPVIMAAGQPLKFSRWQPEAPLRDGPFGAKVPEVDDFLEPEILIVPLVAFDAQGGRLGYGGGFYDRTLEGLRAKRPTLAIGFAFDAQEAEDLPLEPTDQPLDMLITESRVLQFTR; encoded by the coding sequence ATAATGGAACTCACTGCGATTAAGGATCTGGCGCGCAAAGCGGGTTTTGCGCGGCGAAAAGAGGCCTATACGATGCACAAGCCAGGGGTTGCCGGGCACCTGTCCGAAGTCCTGGCCGGCTATCGTGGCGTGCCGCTTTCGGGCTATATGCCGATCCGTACCGAGATAGATCCCCTGGCTTCAATGGCCGAGGCTGCCGCCCATGGCCCGGTTGCAGTGCCGGTGATCATGGCCGCTGGCCAGCCGTTGAAATTCAGCCGCTGGCAACCCGAAGCGCCTTTGCGCGATGGACCATTTGGGGCAAAAGTTCCCGAAGTGGATGATTTCCTTGAGCCAGAAATTCTGATCGTACCTCTGGTTGCCTTTGATGCCCAAGGCGGGCGACTTGGTTACGGGGGTGGTTTTTATGACCGCACGCTAGAAGGATTGCGCGCCAAGCGCCCAACGCTGGCCATCGGATTTGCCTTTGACGCGCAAGAGGCCGAGGATCTGCCACTTGAGCCGACCGACCAGCCGCTGGACATGTTGATCACCGAAAGCCGGGTGCTGCAGTTCACCCGCTAA
- a CDS encoding TIGR00282 family metallophosphoesterase: protein MRILFLGDVMGRAGRKAVTENLPRLRDEWRLDFVVVNGENASNGMGLSGDHAKALLEAGVDCLTLGDHAFDQKDMLQFIEKEPRIIRPLNYAKGAPGKGYRLFNAPGGRKVLVLQALGQVFMKRAFDDPFSAVETVLKAHPRGGIAQAVIVDMHCEATSEKMAMGHFCNGKASLVVGTHTHVPTGDAQILEGGTGYLSDAGMCGDYNSVIGMEKTEPMRRFITGMPKSRFTPAAGEATLSGVFISTDDRTGAAKEIHMIRSGGLLQPSTP from the coding sequence ATGAGAATTCTGTTTTTAGGCGATGTGATGGGCCGCGCTGGGCGCAAGGCTGTCACCGAGAACCTGCCGCGTTTGCGCGATGAATGGCGGTTGGACTTTGTTGTGGTCAACGGCGAGAACGCCAGCAATGGCATGGGGCTGAGCGGAGATCACGCCAAGGCCCTGCTGGAGGCCGGGGTGGATTGTCTGACACTGGGCGACCATGCCTTCGACCAAAAGGACATGCTGCAGTTCATCGAAAAGGAACCGCGCATTATCCGGCCGCTGAATTATGCCAAAGGCGCGCCGGGCAAAGGCTATCGTCTGTTCAATGCACCGGGCGGGCGTAAGGTTCTGGTGCTGCAGGCGCTGGGGCAGGTGTTCATGAAACGTGCCTTTGATGACCCGTTCTCGGCTGTTGAAACCGTGCTTAAGGCGCATCCTCGCGGCGGTATTGCCCAGGCGGTTATTGTCGACATGCACTGTGAAGCGACCTCGGAGAAAATGGCGATGGGCCATTTCTGCAATGGCAAGGCCTCGCTGGTGGTGGGGACACATACCCATGTGCCAACAGGTGATGCACAGATTCTGGAAGGCGGCACGGGGTATTTGAGTGATGCCGGCATGTGTGGCGATTACAACTCGGTGATTGGCATGGAGAAGACTGAACCAATGCGCCGGTTTATCACTGGCATGCCCAAAAGCCGTTTTACCCCGGCCGCGGGCGAGGCAACCCTGTCTGGGGTCTTCATTTCGACGGATGACCGCACTGGTGCCGCCAAAGAGATCCACATGATCCGGTCCGGCGGTCTGTTGCAACCGTCAACGCCGTGA
- the mgtE gene encoding magnesium transporter: MSTGNDHDSGDHHHDDVYELDRKAVAAILYAVDVQDKAQLTQLMEPLHAADIADLLEQINPHDRARLIALYGHEFDGEILSELEESVREEVLPILNPQVLAEAVRDLETDDVVDLVEDLEEPQQEAILDVLEDADRVAVEQALAYPENSAGRLMQREVVMAPEHWTVGQVIDFMRDATELPEQFYHVVLVDPRLKPVGNVTLGKLMGAHREVGLTSLKEEIFQVIPADQDEEDVAYAFNQYHLISAPVVDGEGRLVGAITIDDAMVVLDEEHEEDILRLAGVGESALSDSVADTAKKRLPWLAVNLFTAIFASLVISQFEATISELVSLAILMPIVASMGGNAGTQSLTVAVRALATKDLTGSNVWRVIRRELMVGLLNGLSFAAVLGVVGMLWFNSPMLGAVIGTALIFNMAIAGLAGTVVPVTLDKLGIDPALASGTFVTTTTDVMGFFIFLGLASKVLL, translated from the coding sequence CGATCACGACAGCGGTGATCATCACCACGACGACGTGTATGAGCTGGACCGCAAGGCGGTCGCGGCAATCCTTTACGCGGTCGACGTTCAGGACAAAGCGCAGCTGACCCAGTTGATGGAGCCGCTGCACGCGGCCGATATTGCCGACCTTCTGGAACAGATCAATCCCCATGACCGGGCCCGGCTGATTGCACTATACGGCCACGAGTTCGACGGTGAAATCCTGTCCGAGCTAGAGGAATCGGTGCGTGAAGAGGTTCTGCCGATCCTCAACCCACAGGTTCTGGCTGAGGCAGTGCGGGATCTTGAAACCGACGATGTCGTCGATCTGGTCGAAGATCTCGAAGAGCCGCAGCAAGAGGCGATCCTCGATGTGCTGGAGGACGCCGACCGGGTTGCGGTCGAGCAGGCCCTGGCCTATCCGGAAAACTCCGCCGGTCGCTTGATGCAGCGCGAAGTAGTGATGGCGCCCGAGCACTGGACCGTGGGCCAGGTGATCGACTTTATGCGCGACGCCACTGAACTGCCCGAGCAATTCTACCACGTAGTCTTGGTTGACCCCCGGCTAAAACCGGTCGGGAATGTGACCCTGGGCAAACTGATGGGCGCGCACCGCGAGGTGGGGCTGACCTCTCTGAAGGAAGAGATTTTTCAGGTGATCCCGGCAGATCAGGATGAAGAAGACGTTGCCTATGCCTTCAACCAGTATCACCTGATCTCGGCGCCGGTAGTGGACGGAGAAGGCCGGTTGGTTGGGGCGATCACAATTGATGACGCCATGGTGGTGCTGGACGAAGAACATGAAGAAGACATTCTGCGTCTGGCCGGTGTGGGGGAAAGTGCGCTGTCGGACAGTGTTGCTGACACCGCCAAGAAACGCCTGCCCTGGCTGGCGGTCAACTTGTTCACCGCCATTTTTGCCTCTTTGGTGATTTCGCAGTTTGAGGCAACGATTTCCGAACTTGTGTCGCTGGCTATCTTGATGCCGATTGTAGCGTCGATGGGCGGCAACGCAGGCACTCAGTCTCTGACTGTCGCGGTGCGGGCATTGGCCACCAAGGATTTGACGGGCTCAAACGTTTGGCGGGTGATCCGACGGGAATTGATGGTGGGCCTGCTGAACGGGCTTAGTTTCGCAGCGGTTCTGGGGGTTGTCGGGATGTTATGGTTCAATTCGCCAATGTTGGGGGCGGTGATTGGCACTGCGTTGATTTTCAACATGGCAATTGCTGGTCTTGCCGGTACGGTGGTGCCGGTGACATTGGACAAACTGGGCATCGATCCGGCGCTGGCCTCGGGGACTTTTGTGACCACCACAACCGACGTCATGGGCTTTTTCATCTTCCTGGGTCTGGCATCAAAGGTATTGCTATAA